The DNA segment ATCAGCCGGGCGCGCTTGTTGCAGCCGCTCTATGAACTGGTTCCAGGTCTGCCCGTCCAATCGTGTCAATCGCTCCGGAGTGCTCACGAGCGATTCCAGGTTCAGTGGCGCCAGCATTCTTGAGGTGATGGGCCGATCGAAGACAAGCAATGGCTTAACCATGCGCATCTTGCGCTTGCCCGAGCCGCCGCTGCCATGCATGTGTTCCATCATGGCAAACGCATGGATTTGAAGCTGTTCCTGTTGCAGCGCCAGGGCGACCAATTCTCGCGATTCGATGTCCCAGTCGAGCGCGGAGAACGAGTCCGAAAAATCCACCTGTGGATGCAAACGTTCTTGCAGCCACTGGGTACGCCCAGGTTCGAATGTCAGGATGAAGCCGCCGTATTCGGCTGGTGCATTCCTTTTCTTTCTTGGCATCGTGCGATTCCCTTGCCCTTTTGCCAGATGGTATCTCCCTGGATGGTCATAGATAGGCAGTGGGCGTCTCCCGGCAACGCCGGGCCGCGCTGTCGTGCTGCGCATCGAGCCCCGCTGTGCGCGGGTCTCGCCCCTGGCGGGCATCCATCGTTCCCTCGCTGCACTCGGCTGACGCCTACGGCGCGGCCCTGCAGGCCACGCCTGCGCGCTTCGCTTGCCGGTCCTGGCTTCGTTTGGGGCCGGGGTGGGCGGAGTTGCCGTTCCCTCGAACGTACCACGGCGTTCTCGCCGTCAAGGGCTGCGCGTACCTGTTCGGCACGCTGGCGGCCTGCGGCCGTCTGCGACCCCTGACAGCTTGCGCTGCGCCGTGATGGCGGCGGTGCCGGGCAATTTCGCCCGAGCAACCGGAGATCGCCATGAACGAGAAATCGCACGTTTCGCTGGAACAACACGTCTGCCTGGTCTGTGGCAGCGCGTTCGAGACCGGCTCCCTCCTGCTGGACAAGCGCCTGCGCGCCAGCATGGAGCGCCACACGAGGACGGGCTGGGGGCTGTGTCCCGAGCACCGGAAGTTCGCCGACGATGGCTTCATCGCGTTGATCGAGTGTGACCCTGAGCGCAGCGCGTTGGCGACCAATGCAGAGCGCCTGAAGCCGGAGCATGCGTACCGGACGGGGCACGTTGCGCATCTGCGGCGAGAGGTGTTCGCGAAGCTGTTCGATGTGCCCTTGGAATCCTGCCAGGACTGCGTGTTCGTCGAGGTCGGGCTGATCGATCAGTTGGAGTCGCTGCTGAAGCGCGAGGCCACCTGATCTAAGTCATGGGCGCTGCCTGCCGTGAGGCGGGCGGCGCCTTTTTCGCAGACGTGCGGTGAATGGCAAAATGGGCACTGCGCGCACTGCAGATGGCTTGCTCAAGCGCGAAGTTCCCGGCACGTGCTAGGTGGTCTGTCGTCGGTGCGTGCAAGCTTGCGCGAGACGCTGACGGCAGAAGTTGCCGACGGCTATAGGCGGTACAAGCTCCCGACGCCGTTCCCAGACATCTCGTCGGTGCAATTGGCCATTGGCAAACCCTGCGACCATCCAGCCGCCATCGCTTGCGCGTCACGCAATGGAACGGACGCCTTGGCGCGCTCATTGCGAATGCGGCAGGTTTCGGGGTCCTGGGCAAAAAGGCCGCGCGCGAACATTCGGCCCTGCTCCGCCAGTTTGGTGGTCTTTGGACCGCGCACCGTGGCGAAGCGCGTCAGTGCTTCATCCAGGCCGCCGTTGGCCCCATCGAGGCATCTTGCCAGATGCCAAGCGTCTTCCAACGCCTGACAGGCGCCTTGACCCGAGGTCGGCAGTGGCGCGTGCGCCGCGTCTCCGACGAGCAGCACATTGGCTCGGCTCCAGGTTTGCAGCGGCTCCACGTCATGCACGGCAATCAGCTGGATGGAGTGCGCCGGCGTGGCTTCGATGAGGCGGGCGATAGGATCGGGCCATTCCCCAAACAGGTCCATCACCTCTTTATGCATGTCCGCTGCGGGCGTCGCGCCAGGCAATGGCCGCGCCTGCGCGGCCGCCCAGTACACCAAATCTGTCCGGATCGGGACGCAACCGAAACGATCGCCAGACCCCCAGTAGTCCTGAATGGCGATGTCGCTCACCAACGGGCCATTCCCTTGTGCAACACCGATCCAGTTCACAAACCCCTGGTAGATGGGGGTGTTGTCACCTGCGACGAACCTGCGCGCCACCGAGTCCATGCGGCCATCCGCACCAATGAGCAGATCCGGACAGATACTCTTCCCGTTCTCGAACCTCGCCACGGCCTTATGGCCGGCATCCAGGTCAATCGCTACCGCCCGATGTCCGAACTCCACCTGGATACCCGCGCGTGCCACGTGGTCGAGGAGTACCGACTGCAAGTCCCGACGCAGGATCGTATGGGTTGGGTAGCCCATGAGCTGGTCCAGCATCGTGATGTCCAGACCTCCCAGCGAGGTCCCCGTTGCGTCTTTGCGGTGCACTGACAACGGCCGACCGCCCACCGCCCCGACATCCTCCAACAGCCCCAGCTCTTGCAGCACAAAGCCAGCGTTGGGCCAAAGCGTTACGCCAGCTCCCATGGTCGCCGGCGCGTTCCGACGTTCATAGACGCGGAGGGTGTGCCCCTGCTTGTGCAGAGCAAGGGCCACGCTCAAGCCTGCGATTCCGCCACCAAGTATTCCGATTTCCATCCCGATGCATCCCTATTCAATGAGTCCAGGTACGCCGTTGAGGGGCGTCCATTGGACGGGAGTGCATCCTAGACTCCGCCATCTTGGAGAACTAGCATGCGCTAGCGGCCTACTTTGATACCTTGAATGGGATAATTGTGCGCAACAACCTCGACCTGAATACCGTCCGTGTCTACGTGGCCGTCGTAGACGAGCAGAGCTTTTCCGGGGCGGGGCGCCTGCTAGCCCTGCCATCGTCCAACGTCAGCCGCCACGTTGCGGCGCTGGAGCGCAGGCTGGGCGTTCGCTTGCTGGAACGCAGCACTCGCCATCTGCGCATGACGGAGGCCGGGAGGCTGGTTTACGAGCGTGCCAAACCGCTACTCGACGCCTTGCTCTCCACAGAGGAGGAACTCGGCGCGGTGCAGCGCGAATTGAAGGGGCCTCTCAGGATGTGCATGCCAAACGAAGCGCCCAGGTTGCTCGCTCCTATCCTCGCCGAATTCTGCAGTCTGCATCCAGGCATTGAATTGGAGTGCGACACACGCATGGCAGGCCTGGAAGTGCTGCGGGAAGACATGGACCTCTCCATCGTCTTCCACCGGGGACGTCAAGATGACAGTGCGTTCATCACCCGCGAACTCGCGACATTGCCAAGCATTGTGGTCGCCGCGCCCGCACTGCTCGCTCAAACGGGGATCCCACGCCAGGTGCGCGAACTCAAGTCCTTGCCGTGCATTACCACCATGAGCGCACTGAAGGGCCAGCCCTGGCAGTTTCTCGACGCGGCGGGCGAGATCGTGAAGGTGCCTGTGCGTAGCCGCTACCGTGTTAACAGCGGGGAGCTGGCGGTAGCGGGAGCGCGCCAGGGACTGGGCTTCGCAATAGTTGCAGCCCACCCGTGCCAAGACGATCTTGCCGCGGGCCGGTTGCAGGAAGTCCAGTTGGATCTGAGCCCTGCGCCGCTGCAATTGCTTGGTGCCTACAGTCACCGTCATTCTGTCACTGCGCGGGTTCGTGCTTTGTTGGAGTTCATCCAGGAGCAGTTGCAGCGGCGCGGCGCAATTCAAGTTCAGGGCCAACTCGCAACATCAAGTCTTCCTTGAGGGGGGCGCTCTCCCAAGTCTGACTTTAGCCCGCAGCCATATGCCGTCAAGGCGCGTCAGGCCATGTCCTCCGCTGCGTCTGGGTGACTGCGATTCCGGCCTCACTCCCACCCCCCACCCAGCGCCATGAACACCGCCACCTGCTCTTGCGCCACCCGCGCCTGCGCGGCCGCGAGGCTGGCCTCCGCCGTGGCCAGCGAGCGCTGCGCATCTAGCGCATCGAGGTACGCGCTGCGGCCGCCCACGTAGAGGCGCTGGGCCTGCCGGGCCACCTGGGCGCTGTCGTCCCGGGCGCGCTTCAGTGCCTCCACGCTGATCAGCTCCTGCCGGTAGGCCGACAGCGCAGTCTCTGTCTCGCGCAGCGCCTGCAGCACGGCGCCGTCGAAGCTTGCCAGGGCCATGCGGGTGCCAGCCTCGGCGCCGGCGATGCGCGCGCGGACGGCACCCGTGTTGGGCAGGCTCCAGCGGATCAGGGGCCCGATGTTCCAGGCGAAGGTGTCGCGGCCCAGGAAGTCGCCGGCCGGCCCGGTCGAGCTGGCCGACAGGCCCAGCGACACCTTGGGGTAGAGCTGCGCGGTGGCCACGCCGATGCGGGCGGTGGCGGCGGCCAGTTGCCGCTCGCTGCGTCGCAGGTCGGGCCGCCTGCGCAGCAGCGCTGCCCCGTCGCCCACCGGCAGCGCGCCGGCCACCTGCGGCACGGCGGCGCACTGCTGCACCGCGGCCGGCAGCGCACCCGGCGTGCGGCCCAGCCAGGCCGCCAGCTGGTACAGCGCGGCCTGGCGCTGCGCTTGCAGCGCGGGGGGCGAGGCTTCCAACTGGGCGAGCAGCGCGCGCGAACGTGCCAGGTCGGTGGCACCGGCGCGGCCTGCGTCGTGCAGCAGCTGCACCACACCCAATTGCTCCTTCTGCAAGCTGACGGAGGATTCGGCCACCTTCAGTTGCTGGCCCGTGGCGCAGGCCAGGGCATAGGCGCGTGCGGTGCCCGCGGCCACGTTCACGCGGGCCAGGTCGAGCGCGGCCGCCGCGCCCGAGAAGTCGGCTTGCGCCGCTTCGGCCGCACGCCGCAGTTCGCCCACCACATCGACCTGGTAGGAAAGGCCCGCTTCCACGCTGTAGGCGAACTGGTTGGAGGGGCTGAGGCCGGGTGCCAGTTCAGACAGGCCCGAGACGTGGCCGAAGCCCGGGCCGCCGGAGAGCGACAGTTGCGGCTGTTCGGCGGCGCGCACCTGGGCCAGTGCGGCCTGCTGCAGTTCCAGGTTGGCGGCGGCGACGCGCAGGTCGGTGTTGTGCGCCAGCGCCTCCTGCACCAGGGCGTCGAGGGTCGGGTCGCGGAACAGGTGCCACCAGCGCGGCGGGAGGGGATCGGTGGAGAGGGCTGCATCGGCGCCGGGTGCGTTCGACCGGGCCTGCGCCTGCGTTTCCTGGAACGGGCCAGCCGCGGCCGGATCACGCATGGCCGCCTCGGCGGGTACGTGGTAGTCGGGCCCGACGGCCAGGCTTCCGCAACCGGCCAGGAGCAGTGCGGTGAGCAGCGACGTGGCCCGGCGGGCGAGGCCTGCAGCGAGGAGCGGCACAGCGCGCTGGACAAGGCCAGCGGAGCGGGGCAGGGCGGCGCGGCGTCTCATGTCCGGCCTCCCGGAGCCACTACTTCGACCAGCACGGTCTGGCCGGCCACGAGTCCGGCTGCGTCCGGCTGCGCATCCAGTTGCACCCGCACCGGCACCCGCTGCGCGAGGCGCACCCAGTTGAAGGTGGGGCTGACGCTGGGCAGCAGGTTGGCGCCGGTGGAGCGGTCGCGGTCGGCGATGCCGGCGGCGATGCTCTGCACCGAGCCGGACAGCGCCACGCGGCTGCCCATGGGCGTGACCCGCACGGCATCGCCGGGATGGATGCGCGCCAGCTTGGTCTCCTCGAAATAGCCTTCGACGTAGAAGGAGCCGCGATCGACGATGGCCATGGCGCCGCGGCCGGCGGCGGCGTAGGCGCCCGTGCGCAGGTCGAGGTTGGTGACCCAGCCATCCACCGGCGCGCGCACCGTGGCGCGTTGCAGGTTGAGTTCGGCCGTGCGCAGATCGACCTCGGCACGGGCCAGCGCGGCGGCGGCGGCTTCCACGCGCGCCCGGGTCTGCTCGCGCGCCTCGCGCGGCACCAGGTCCGACAGGCTGTCGTTGCGGGCGTCCTCGCGGCGCGCCTGCGCCAGGGTGGCCTGGGCCGACTGCACGCCGGCGCGCGCCTGCTGCACGGCGAGCGAAAAGCGCGCGGGGTCGATCTCGAACAGCACCTGGCCCGCCTTGACGGCCTGGTTGTCCTGCACCTGCACCGCGTGCACCAGCCCCGAGACGTCGGGGGCCACCTGCACGACGTTGGCGCGTACGCGGCCGTCGCGGGTCCAGGGC comes from the Paracidovorax avenae ATCC 19860 genome and includes:
- a CDS encoding FAD-dependent monooxygenase, which gives rise to MEIGILGGGIAGLSVALALHKQGHTLRVYERRNAPATMGAGVTLWPNAGFVLQELGLLEDVGAVGGRPLSVHRKDATGTSLGGLDITMLDQLMGYPTHTILRRDLQSVLLDHVARAGIQVEFGHRAVAIDLDAGHKAVARFENGKSICPDLLIGADGRMDSVARRFVAGDNTPIYQGFVNWIGVAQGNGPLVSDIAIQDYWGSGDRFGCVPIRTDLVYWAAAQARPLPGATPAADMHKEVMDLFGEWPDPIARLIEATPAHSIQLIAVHDVEPLQTWSRANVLLVGDAAHAPLPTSGQGACQALEDAWHLARCLDGANGGLDEALTRFATVRGPKTTKLAEQGRMFARGLFAQDPETCRIRNERAKASVPLRDAQAMAAGWSQGLPMANCTDEMSGNGVGSLYRL
- a CDS encoding LysR family transcriptional regulator, with the translated sequence MRNNLDLNTVRVYVAVVDEQSFSGAGRLLALPSSNVSRHVAALERRLGVRLLERSTRHLRMTEAGRLVYERAKPLLDALLSTEEELGAVQRELKGPLRMCMPNEAPRLLAPILAEFCSLHPGIELECDTRMAGLEVLREDMDLSIVFHRGRQDDSAFITRELATLPSIVVAAPALLAQTGIPRQVRELKSLPCITTMSALKGQPWQFLDAAGEIVKVPVRSRYRVNSGELAVAGARQGLGFAIVAAHPCQDDLAAGRLQEVQLDLSPAPLQLLGAYSHRHSVTARVRALLEFIQEQLQRRGAIQVQGQLATSSLP
- a CDS encoding efflux transporter outer membrane subunit, with the translated sequence MRRRAALPRSAGLVQRAVPLLAAGLARRATSLLTALLLAGCGSLAVGPDYHVPAEAAMRDPAAAGPFQETQAQARSNAPGADAALSTDPLPPRWWHLFRDPTLDALVQEALAHNTDLRVAAANLELQQAALAQVRAAEQPQLSLSGGPGFGHVSGLSELAPGLSPSNQFAYSVEAGLSYQVDVVGELRRAAEAAQADFSGAAAALDLARVNVAAGTARAYALACATGQQLKVAESSVSLQKEQLGVVQLLHDAGRAGATDLARSRALLAQLEASPPALQAQRQAALYQLAAWLGRTPGALPAAVQQCAAVPQVAGALPVGDGAALLRRRPDLRRSERQLAAATARIGVATAQLYPKVSLGLSASSTGPAGDFLGRDTFAWNIGPLIRWSLPNTGAVRARIAGAEAGTRMALASFDGAVLQALRETETALSAYRQELISVEALKRARDDSAQVARQAQRLYVGGRSAYLDALDAQRSLATAEASLAAAQARVAQEQVAVFMALGGGWE
- a CDS encoding efflux RND transporter periplasmic adaptor subunit — its product is MTSTTTKPIATRTRAFAVQLARVLLTLGMVALAAWAALRLWDHYELAPWTRDGRVRANVVQVAPDVSGLVHAVQVQDNQAVKAGQVLFEIDPARFSLAVQQARAGVQSAQATLAQARREDARNDSLSDLVPREAREQTRARVEAAAAALARAEVDLRTAELNLQRATVRAPVDGWVTNLDLRTGAYAAAGRGAMAIVDRGSFYVEGYFEETKLARIHPGDAVRVTPMGSRVALSGSVQSIAAGIADRDRSTGANLLPSVSPTFNWVRLAQRVPVRVQLDAQPDAAGLVAGQTVLVEVVAPGGRT